tggtgaaaccgaactccgaagacgcccgcgtacgaggagcggcgaggaaatagacgggttgttgaaaaattggaaagattgcccactgccaggaaagaagcaaaaggcgccagagccgggaaagaagcgaaaggcgccagagccgctgctgaaggtatggaaaacgaggtatgttttttgggacttgccgtactggaagatccaccgtgtgcctcacaaccttgatgccatgcatatcacgaagaacgtgtgcgagagtctgcttggtaccctgctcaacatgccagagaggaccaaagatgggccaaaagcaagggtagacttgaaatcaatgggcatcaggcaggagcttcacgctaatgatgatgatgatgatgatgaggtgaagaatgacacagaaagtcgtcgcaaaggcaaaaaggccaagaagatcggaaatgactaccctcccacgtgcttcactctaagtcaggaggagatcgagcagtttttcacctgcctcgtaggagtaaaacttccttacggttacgcggggaagataagcatatACCTAGACCCAACAAAGCAGAAGTttagcaggatgaagtctcatgactgtcacgtgctgatgacgcagatacttcgagttgcaatccgtgggatcatggacgcgcgcgtctgtgaaacgctatttggcctatgcaactttttcgacgtcatctctcgaaagtcagttggcgtgaggcaacttagaaggctataggaagagatcatggtgatactatgcgagcttgagatgtacttcccgcccgcattcttcgatgttatggtgcatctgctggtccatatcgtggaggatatcttccaactcgggccaacgttcctgcacagcatgatgccgttcgaagggatgaatggtgtcatcaaaggatacgttcgcaacatgtcacgtccagagggaagtatagccaggggctttctgaccgaagagtgcatctcctactgcacgaattatctaggcatcaagaaccccgttggtctgcccatcaacaggcacctcggcaggctcgctggatggggtcaccatgagggtcgccgcgaaatgcatgtcgactttgatggttgactcgccgactttgaaagagtaaacctagtcgcgctacaacacatagacgtggtcgatccttgggtggtagagcacaaaacctttattgagaagacgtacaatgaccgaggccaacagaggacggacggagatataatcaaagagcacaactcatgtttcacgcgttggttcaagcagaagcttctgtcgtaccctttacatgaggattcttccgcggaagaacaactcatattcgccttgtcacagggcgccgagcacaacctgatgacctatgaggcctacgatatcaacgactacacattctacaccgaggacaaggacatgaacagCGATGGTTATCggaactccggggtaacaatgtaatcctacaccggtaacgacaaggacagatactacggaaggatcgaggagatctgggagctgagctacgctggagagaaggtcccgatgttccattacagatgggccaagagcgtcctaaaagaagaccggtatttcaccaccatggttatacccgaagccaaatccaagaccgcgggcgcaaacgtcactgcgaaaaataagccatgggtactggcttcccaagtggaccaatgcttcttcattacccacCCGTCAAAgctcagtcgtgttgtcgtgaggagaggcaaaaggaagatcatcggaatggatggagtagccaatgagcaagacttcgacaagtatggcgacccgaagatcgaacatgacgacgacgatgaagtagtagcagcatacaccacaagaagaagcaggaccacccgacctaaaggacgtccattccacagaagaactccatttgcgaaaaagaagggcaagaagattatgaacagatagctagctaagatcgactgtatttaaatcgcagtcttcatttctcggttgtatttcatgggcactttttgatatcatgaatatttttaaatttcatgggcactttttgaattcatgaatattttttcaaatttgatgatattttttcatattcaatatgataaaatattgaatattcatgaggacactcgatctcgatccccctccatctcgatcgctatccccctccatctcgatcttgatcccacccgcacccaaccccgctagctccaccgccgccgatgacccaccgcaccctcccccgctccaccgccgccgacgagcaccccccgcaccctcccccgctccaccacNNNNNNNNNNNNNNNNNNNNNNNNNNNNNNNNNNNNNNNNNNNNNNNNNNNNNNNNNNNNNNNNNNNNNNNNNNNNNNNNNNNNNNNNNNNNNNNNNNNNNNNNNNNNNNNNNNNNNNNNNNNNNNNNNNNNNNNNNNNNNNNNNNNNNNCGAGCACCCcccgtttcatattcatattcattttttaaaaaataataataaaaaagtgtagactacaattgttgttaaacaacaattattactatttttataaaagatattactttttcatatttatattcattttctaaaaaattattacatgcaacaaaaaataaaaataaattacttatggcgcacctctggctggtgcgccagtgctatttacaaaaaaaaaattactaatggcgcacctctgcctggtgcgccattgctatgtaaaaaaaagattactaatggcgcactgaccgcgggtgcgccattagtaagattcccccctagctaattcccttcCTCTCGCtagatccccttcgtccctctccctcgcaaGATCCACCCGcgtgctgccccgacgccgccgccccgacccgcgCCAGACTCCAACCCCGCCGCCCCCACGCCCCCACCACCGCAGCTCCCCCGCACCGCCACCCCCGCGCCTCCACNNNNNNNNNNNNNNNNNNNNNNNNNNNNNNNNNNNNNNNNNNNNNNNNNNNNNNNNNNNNNNNNNNNNNNNNNNNNNNNNNNNNNNNNNNNNNNNNNNNNNNNNNNNNNNNNNNNNNNNNNNNNNNNNNNNNNNNNNNNNNNNNNNNNNNNNNNNNNNNNNNNNNNNNNNNNNNNNNNNNNNNNNNNNNNNNNNNNNNNNNNNNNNNNNNNNNNNNNNNNNNNNNNNNNNNNNNNNNNNNNNNNNNNNNNNNNNNNNNNNNNNNNNNNNNNNNNNNNNNNNNNNNNNNNNNNNNNNNNNNNNNNNNNNNNNNNNNNNNNNNNNNNNNNNNNNNNNNNNNNNNNNNNNNNNNNNNNNNNNNNNNNNNNNNNNNNNNNNNNNNNNNNNNNNNNNNNNNNNNNNNNNNNNNNNNNNNNNNNNNNNNNNNggaggaggaggaccaggaggaggacgaggaggaggaggaggagacgatgaCCGCCTCTACCCCGCCGGACTCCACCCTTGCCGCCACCTCCCCTTCTCCGGCGGCTTCCCGTAGGTAATTTCGCGCCACCTCCTCCGCTGTCCCCCCTCATCTCTCCTCTAGTTCTAGGGTTCACACCATCACCGCTGAGCTCCGCCATGGTCAAAGCCCTAGCTTCTTGATTTGCCTATATGCGACGGCGCGCTCTTGCTCCATCCATCTAGGGTCCAGACCTCCATCCGCATCTCCCTCCCCGGCGAGGTCCGAGGGCACCACGGCCGTCGCCAAGTTCACCTCACCTTAGCCTTTGTCATCTGTAGACATGTATATATGTAGCTGCTTATCATCTGCAAGTTGTTGAAATACTAGTGTTGAATGATTGCCAGAATTGAGTTTGTGATGCTCTTTTCTATAATGCAAGAATCTAGGTTGATGATCCAGCGGCAGTAGGTTACGTGTCTGCATCAGGTGCATTTCTGCTGCTACCTCACTGTCATGTGCTGCCGTGACTTGCTAACCAAATTGGTTTGTGTCAATTTCATAAACTTGCAGGCTTATAGAATTTGAAATACTACTGTATTAGATACCCTCACTGTCATGGGCTTTCTATTATTAGTCAAGTAGTATGCTTAGAATCTTGTTGGGAGAGTAAAGCTTTGCTTTTAGTTTTTTCTTGTATGTGGGGATTGCTACAACTCATACAGGAGAAAATTGATAACTACTATgtcattgtgtactccctccgtgccAAGTGTAATGTCAAGTTTAGATTGGTCAATATGGTTCTCGTTTTTAAATTTTTTACATGCTCTCATTTTTTTGTGTGGGTAATGTTTTATATGCTCTTTATCTCTTCCCTTGACAGACATTCGACGAGGCAGTGGGCGATATAGCTTTCTAGCTCCTTAGGGGGGTTGTTCCTCTTTACAGGTGTGTTAAACAGGGGTTTATGTGGTCATATGGAGTTTTTTAGGTAGAGAAAGTACCTTGTGATTTTTCTAATTTTGGATATATATCAAGTCTCACCAAGACATCTTCATTACAACACACAGGAGTGAAAATATATCAAGTGTAATGTGATACAGATGCTGTCAAAATGAGAAAATTGTTAAAAAAACACTCAGCTTATCCAGGACATCTTCATTACATTCTAGACAGGATAGAAGCCTACTTTGTTTACAAACAGAGTCAGAATTTGAAAAGGAAAACCCTTAAGCCTAACATACAACCTAGCTCTGCATTAGTTGTTTTGTGCTTCAAGTGTCCCAGTCAAGGACAAACtgagtggttgcaaaataatattatgtggtcaatgtggatttactattttctggtgatagttctgaactggtaaataagttaacatgcgtaagtgagacttggcattttaaagcttagggtcactactagggaaaagcctagcagcagcgcgggttttaggcctatcagcagcgcgtgtacccgcgctaccaataaggcgctacagctaatagttagtaatAGTGTGGGTTGaagccgcgctactactaacaaagttagtagtagcgtgtgccacccacgctactgctatttagtacCGGCGCCACTACTAACAAAATAGTAGCAGCGTGTCCATACTACCAACGCaactagtatcctaaatactagtagcgcACAGTCTTTTCCCACGCCACTACTAACTAATTtgtaattaaaaaaataaaatccacCAATTCCATTTTATGCATATAGTTCCCAGTAAACACAACAATAGTGAGCACTGCTGGGCTCCTATTTCATGGTTAACCGGAAACCGAAGGAAATAAATCAGCCAAAAAATCTCATTATGCATTGCAACTCACAAATGACCACTTCAAAGAACATGCAAGTATCTATGTCATTAACAATTGCAAACATAAGTTTCTTTTTACTACAATTGTTGTATGTACTATCACACAGTTCCTCATTCTGTTCTCACTCAATAAttagaaaaatgaaaagaaaagataGAGATAATCTGCCGCAATTGCACTTCGGTGTCATGGATTCAGTCTGCCGCTTCAACATCTCATTATCCGGTAGCACTCTGTCGCTATCTTCTACCTATGAATAAAAATAGACGTTGTCAGAGAAGCAAATGTGAAACCTTATTACAACATGTATGCTAAGTCGCAAACCCATAGAGACAGCTAGAACAAATGTGGAAACTTTCCATGTTGCCGAGTAAGTATATTAACTAGACAAAGTTAGATGATAGTGAAGCTTAAAGCTACAGTAAGAAATATTAGATATACACATTTTGAAAATCAACCTCAGAAGTGGATACTCTAGTAGACCTGCAAGAGCAGATATGGTAGTAACCAAAATCCTATAAAGATTCGAGGTTAAAGATTATAAATCCAATTTGTCATTAGCATAAAAATATTAGTTCCATGAAGAAGTTTGTCAAGAGATATTTTCTAGTGTTTCTAAGACAGTGACTGAAACATAATGAAGGAAAACACGTTTCTGCATTTTAATTAGGGGGAGCTTTAGTTGTAAAATACTGGAACTATGACTGAATGATCATATATACTATTAGAaaaacagaccaaaatccccgcagAACAAAACAGACCAAAAAAATTAACTTCCTACTTACAGTGGCAAGAAAATCTTATATGAATGTGTTATAATAAATAATGCTAACCATGAAGTCTTCTTCCATATAACAAAGGAACAACCTTCTTAATTAAATTTAACCCTGGCAGAATACTTGGTTATCCAGTGCAAAATGGTTGCCTTTTAAACTATGGAACACAAAGAATCATCATTAGCCGTCAATGCAAATCAGCTTCTCTCCATAGAGAAGAGAAGACGTCTTGGTCTCTTGGATGCATGAAGCACACCGTATATGCTAATCTGATCAGAGCATTTTCTTTTTCAATTTAATCATGCAATGCCAACATCCCCACCCATAGATGTTTTGTTTGTGTACGAATAGTACAATGTTTTCTTTTCAATTTAATGAGCAAAGTTTAAGGTCCATAGGCTCCTTTGTATCCTGTGGAACACAGAATTCTACATTGATTGAACAAATTGAAATTTCAACATTCCTAGAGGCATTGTTGCAAACACCTTGCGAGCGAGCTCAGAGCGTGCACCTGCTGCATAGACTAGACTAATCTAATCGCAAGCCGTCCTACTAGTAGCAGTTCAGCAGAAGGATCCTACTAGTTCATCTACTAAACTTACATAAACTAAATCTTACTAGCTCAATCAGAATACTATGGTTTCTACAAAACTGTACTTTTGAGTACTGTGAGGTGTTTGCCTAAACCAACAAAACTGTACATTTGTAGCACTCATTTGCTCATACAATCATTCAAAATTCAGAAGTAGAAATAGAAGCTTATGCAGTTGCCGATCAACCGTAGCTAATGGACTATAGAATTCACTGCTCCTCACTTGTGATAAATTAGGCTAAAAATTGCATGTTCAATTTTGCATCAACCGAACTTAAGAGAACGGAGAAACCGGACCTTGGGTTGTAGCTCTTGGCGACGTATCTCCCGACACCAGGGTTTATCCGCACAATCCTCCAGATTGAGTCATCGGTGTCATTAGCATATCCCACCCACCAACCTACCTGAAAATGAAATTGGCTAGAGTCAAACCCAACAACGCGTGTTGCAGGATGGCATCAAAAGCCCACTTGATGGATTATCTAGTGtttacaactttggccatatctggAACAGACATGTGTGTattcttttgcatatataaaggATCGAACAACAGAGGAATTATCACTAGCCATGGTTTGTTATTACTTATATTAGGACCAGCACCTTACTTATATTACACCTCATGGATAGTTGTTCAACAAACAGAGACCATGCTTTACATGATGATGTCCCCTTTTTGCTGAGCTTTTACAAAAACAGGTACTCACATTTGACATAATTTATAATCTTTAGATGCCAATCCCTTTTGCTGGATGTTTATTATATATACAAAACAGCACAACGGTACACACGCAACTGGGACAATCATGTTTAGGTACAAATATAGTTTGCTGGGTATTAAGGAGCACCATGGACTAGAATTCCTAACTGAAGATTCACAAAATCAAGACCAGCATGAAGCTAATTGAGCACTTGGACTGGAACAATGCACTCACACATGGGCGAAAGCTAACGAGGCAAGAGCTTACGACAAGATGTATGTCCAGAACTGCTTGTCCTTCATGTGGCGTGGGCACAGATCATAGCGGACCTTAGCAAGTTCCTGCAGGGATCACAAATTACAGTTTGAGACCTGAGAGCAATCTCTGTCTTGGGCGAAGCGGAGGACGAGATCCGCGGGAGACCTACCTTGGCTCTGGCGAGCACGAGGATGGCGTGCCGCTGCTGCCAGTCCGAGAGCTCGGCCGCCGACTCTGCGGATTCTCCTACGACAAAGCATAGCACCGCCAGTAATCGAGAGGGAACTAGCAGGGGAGCGGAATCGAGAAGGGAGGAGGGAGGGGGTGCCTTGGTGGAGCTGGAGGGGAAGGACTTGAAGGCGTCGGGGGAGAGTGTCCGGAGGAAGTCAAGGAGCTGCGGCGTGACGCTGAGCTCCTCCTTCCCCTCCGCGGCGGAGGGTTTGCTTGGGCCGgttccgccgctgctgctgccgccggctcGGCGGCGGAATGGCCATGGGAACAAGGAGAAGTCCATCGGTGGGCAGGTGGGctgggacgggatgcggccggcgaCGGCAATATGATGGATACGAGATTCGTCGGCGAGCTCGCTGGACTGGGAGGGAGGGGAGGGCAGCGGCGTGAGACGGGGAGCGGCGGCCACACGGCAGCCGGCGTGGCGCACGCAGCGGGGGATGGAGGCGGAGGGGATCTGGATTGGGCGTTGGTGGATTTTTTTTAGACAGAcatgggttgagtggtgtgggacaTTTGCGGGTGGGAGTGTATCCGGCGGGGGTGGGTGGCGTGGGagactagtagtagcgcgggtgtctGACCTACGCTATGGCTATCCACGTAGGAGTAGCGTAGGTTTtacaacccgcgctactactacggctgGTCCCGGGAGGCACGGTGGAaataacttagtagtagcgaggggtaaaaacccacgctactactatcagGTTATTAGTAGCATGGTTTTctcaagctcgctactgctaattagcagtagcgttttttttaaaccgcgctgctgctaagattctgtgtataaggttttccctagtagtgggtctTCAACTTCAACCATGAATTGGGATGATAATGTTATTTTGCCTTCTTAATAGAATGGTATCATAATCAGAACAAAGCTGCTGCAAATGCATACCTTTTTTTTACAAGTGCATCTGCACCTTCTGATCCATTTAGAGTTATCATAAATATATTTCCAAGGTTTTTTTTCATTTCACTGTAGAGTCTTTGCTTCTGGACTCAATGCACATTCATCCGTCATAAGAGATAAATACTAGTAAGTCAAGGGCACCA
This portion of the Triticum dicoccoides isolate Atlit2015 ecotype Zavitan chromosome 7A, WEW_v2.0, whole genome shotgun sequence genome encodes:
- the LOC119333648 gene encoding uncharacterized protein LOC119333648; the encoded protein is MDFSLFPWPFRRRAGGSSSGGTGPSKPSAAEGKEELSVTPQLLDFLRTLSPDAFKSAVLCFVVGESAESAAELSDWQQRHAILVLARAKELAKVRYDLCPRHMKDKQFWTYILS